Genomic DNA from Paraconexibacter algicola:
CGGTGGCGCGGTGAAGGCCCTGGTGCTCCCCTGATGCGCGCCGCGGTCCTGACCGCGCCCGGGACGCTCGAGGTCATGGACGTGCCCGAGCCCCGGGGCGAGGTGCTCGTCGAGGTCCGGGCCGCCACGGCGTGCGGCACCGACCTGAAGATGCTCCGCCACGGCCACCGGGTGCTCGGCCCCTACCCGGCCCGCTTCGGGCACGAGATGGCCGGCGTGCGGCTGGACACCGGAGACCCGGTGCTCGTCGGCGACTCCGCGGCGTGCGGGAGCTGCGCGCCATGCCTCGCCGGCCGCGCCCAGATCTGCCGCGACATGACCTGGATCCTCGGGGGCTTCGCCGAGCGGATCGCCGCCCCGGAGGCGGCGCTGCACACGCTGCCGCCGGGGCTCGACTTCGCGGTCGCCGCGGTCGCCGAGCCGCTCGCCGCCTGCATCCACGCCGTCGCGCGCGGGACCGACGCCGAGGACTGCGCGGTGCTGGGCGGCGGCACGATGGGCCTGATGCTCGCCCGGCTGCTCGTCCTCGAGGGCCGCAGCGTCACGCTCGTGGACCGCCACCCCGAGCGCCGCGCGCAGGCGACCGGCCTCGGGGCGGTCGCCGTCGAGCGGTTCGACCGCGCGCACGCCCTCGTCTTCGAGGCCGTCGGCCGCCCGCAGGCGTGGGCCGACGCCGTCGGCGCCGCGGCCCCCGGCGGGTGCGTCGTGCTCGTCGGCGGCTGCCCGTCGGGCACCGCCGCGCCGCTGCCCACCGGCCCGCTGCACTACGAGGAGCTCGACGTGCGCGGCGCGTTCCACCACGACCGCCTCGAGGTCGACCGGGCGCTGTGGCTGCTCACGCGCGGCCAGGTCGACCCGCGCGAGCTGCTGCTGCCCGCCATCGGGCTCGGGGAGCTCGCCGCCGCGCTGCAGGCGCCCGGCGGCGGCGCCGCGCGGAAGATCGTCGTCGACCCCTCGCGCTGAGCCGACCTCACGTCCGCGGCCGCCCCGCCGTTGTCCGACCATGAGCCGCCTCGTCACCACCGTCCACCACTCCCCGCTGGGGCCGCTGCGGCTCGTCGCGAGCGCGGCGGGCCTGCGCAGCCTGCACTTCCGCCAGCACCGCCACGCCCCGCCCGCCGACCCGTCCTGGACGACCGACGCGGCCGCGTTCACCGCGGTCTGCGCACAGCTCGACGCGTACTTCGCCGGGGAGCTGCAGGACTTCGACGTCCCGCTGGACCTGGCGGGCACCCCGTGGCAGCGGCAGGTCTGGCGCGCGCTCGCCGACGTCCCGTACGGACGGACGACGAGCTACGGCGCGCTCGCCGCGCGGCTCGGGCGGCCGACCGCGTCGCGCGCCGTCGGCCTGGCCAACGGCCGCAACCCGCTGTCGATCGTCGTCCCGTGCCACCGCGTCGTCGGCGCGGACGGCCGCCTCGTCGGCTACGGCGGTGGCCTCGCGCGCAAGGAGCACCTGCTGCGGCTCGAGGGCGCGCTCGCCGCGTGAGCACGGCGCTCCCGGTCCGGGCGCCGTTCGACGGCGACGCGCTGCTGGCCTGGCTCGCGGCGCGCGCCGTCCCCGGCGTCGAGGAGGTCGACGGGTGCCGCTACCGGCGGCTGCTCGGCCCGGACGTCGTGCTCGAGCTCGAGCTCGGCCGCGACCGCGCCGTGCACCACGCCGGGCCGGTCGACGCCGCCCTCGCGCTCACCGCGGCCGACGAGGACCCCGCGGCGGCGGGCGCGCTCCTGCGGGCGGACCCGGCGCTCGCGCCGCTGCTCGCCGCCCGCCCCGGGCTGCGCGTGCCGGGCGCGGTCGACGCCGCGGAGCTCGCCGTGCGCGCGGTGCTCGGCCAGCAGGTCTCGCTCGCCGCCGCGCGCACGCTCGCCGGTCGGCTCGCCGTCGCGCACGGCACGCCGCGGGCCGGGTCCGGCTCGCCGGGAGCGCTCACCCACGCCTTCCCGACGCCGTCGGCGCTCGCCGCGCTGGACCCCGCGACGCTGCCGATGCCGCGGTCGCGGGGACGCACCGTCGTCGCGCTCGCCGCCGCGCTGGCCGACGGCACCCTGCGCCTGGACCCCGCCCGTCCCGACGCCACCCGCGCGGCGCTGCTCGCCATCCCCGGCGTCGGCCCGTGGACCGCCGACTACGTGGCCCTCCGCGCGCTGCGCGACCGCGACGCCTTCCCCGCCACCGACCTCGTCCTGTGCCGCACCGCGCAGGCCCTGGGGCTGCCCGGGGACGCGCGCGGCCTGCTCGCCCACGCCGAGCGCTGGCGCCCGTACCGCGCCGCCGCGGCGCAGCACCTCTGGGCCGCTGCCGCGGCCGGCACGCCGGCGCCGCGATAATCGCCGCCATGGCGACCCTCTACCGCTGCCGCACCCCGACCGACTGGCTGTGCCCGTGCGGGCGCGTGGCGCGCGAGCTGCGCCGGGCCGGCGAGGAGGTCACCGAGGTCCGCGTCCCCTGGCGCAAGGACGACCGGGGCGAGGTCGCCGCCCTCACCGGGCAGCGGCACGTGCCGGTCGCGGTGATCGACGGGGACGCGATCTGCGACTCCAAGCGGGTCGTCGAGCACCTGCGCTGGCGTGCCTCCGGCGGGGCGGCTGAGTAGGGTCGCCCCATGGCCGTCGCGATCGTCACCGACACCACCCACTACTGCCCCGCCGAAGTCCTCGCCGCGCACGGCGTCCAGCAGGTCAGCCTCTACATCAACGACCGCGGCTCCACCGTCCGCGAGGTCGACCTCACCGACCTCGACGGCTACTACGAGCGGCTGAAGGACCAGACGAGCGTCCCGACGACCTCGCAGCCGTCCGTCGGCGACTTCCTCGCCGTCTACGAGCCGATCGCCCAGCAGGGCGACGACATCGTCTCCGTGCACCTGTCCGCCGCGCTCAGCGGCACGTCCCAGGCCGCACGGCAGGCGGGCGACGAGATCCAGGAGCGCTACCCGGGCCGCCGCGTCGAGGTGCTCGACTCGCGCAGCGCCTGCGCCGGCCTCGGCGGGATCGTGCTCGCCGCCGCGGCGGGCGCGCGGGCGGGCAAGGACGTCGACGCCGTCCTCGCGCACGCCCGTGACGCCCTCGCCGCCGGCAAGGTCTGGTTCGCGATCGACACGCTCGAGTACCTGCGCCGCGGCGGGCGGATCGGCAGCGCCCAGGCGTGGATCGGCGGCGCGCTGAAGATCAAGCCGATCCTCACCTGCGACGGCGACATCCAGCCCGTCGAGCGCGTCCGCACGAGCGGGAAGATGTTCGAGCGGATGGTCGGCTACCTGCAGGAGCTGAAGGACGCGGGCGCCGACTGCTGGTACATCCAGCACATCCAGACGCCCGACAAGGCCCGGGAGCTCGTCGACCGCGGCGAGGCGATCATGGGCGTCCCGCCGCTGTTCGTCGGCCAGCTCGGCCCGGTCATCGGCACGCACCTCGGCCCCGGCATGCTCGGGGTCGGCGGGATGCCCGCCCGCCTGCACGCCTGAGGCGTCCGGGCCCGCTGCGATGCTGGCCGGGCGCATGCCCGAGCCAGCCGCTCCCGTCCCGTCCCCGCTGGCGAGCCTGACGGCGGGGCGCCAGATCGCCCGCAACGTCCTCGTCGTCCTCGCGGTCGTCGGCGTCCTGTACCTCGTCTGGCTGCTGCGCACGCCGCTGGGCTGGCTCGTGCTCGCGACGTTCCTCGCGGTCGCGATGTCCGGGCCGGTCAACCTCCTGTCGCGGTTCATGAAGCGCGGGCTGGCGATCGCCACCGCGTACCTCGGGCTGATGCTCGTGCCGGTGCTGCTGGCGCTGATCGTGATCCCGCCGTTCGTCAACCAGGGCACCGAGCTCGTCGAGGACTTCCCCGGGTACGCGCGGGACATCGAGCAGTTCGTCAGCGAGAACGAGACGCTGCAGGACCTCGACGACAAGTACGACGTCGTCGCGAAGCTCCAGGAGGAGGCGGAGAAGCTGCCCGCCCGCGTCGGCGACGCTGCGACGCTGCTGAGCGACCTCGGGCTCGGGCTCGTGAACAGCGGCTTCGCGCTGTTCAACATCCTGATCCTGTCGATCTTCCTCGTCAGCAGCGGGCCCGCGTGGGCAGCGCGCGTGGTGCAGATGCAGCCCGAGCACCGCCGCGACCGGCTCGACCGCACGCTGCGCCGCATGGCCGACGCCGTCGGCAACTACATCGGCGGCGCGCTGCTCCAGGCGACCGTGGCCGCGGTCCTCACCTACGTCGTCCTGCGGATCCTCGGGATCCCGTTCGCCGCCCCGCTGGCGATCATCGTCGGCGCCTTCGACCTGATCCCGCTGATCGGCGCGACGATCGGAGCGGTCGTCGTCGCGCTGGTGACGCTGTTCATCGACTTCCCGACCGCCACGATCGTCTGGGTGATCTGGTCGGTCATCTACCAGCAGCTGGAGAACAACGTGATCCAGCCGCAGATCCAGAAGCGCGCGGTGGACATCCACCCGTTCGTCGTGATCATGGCCGTGCTGTGCGGCAGCACCCTGTTCGGGGTCCTCGGGGCGCTGCTGGCGATCCCGGTCGCCGCGTCGATGCAGATCGCGCTGCTGGAGTACCTGCAGTTCCGGCGGGAGTCCCGGCTGCTCGCCGCGCTCGCGCCGCTCCCGCTCCCCGAGGAGCCCGAGGCGCCTCAGCCGCCGCGCGGCACCCTCGCGAACGCCTGACGGACCGCGCCCACCGCCTCCTTCGCCGTCCCGTCGAAGCGGAACAGGCCCTTCTCGCTCAGCGGGCCCGAGAGCCGCAGCTGCGGCTGGCGGCGCCCGAGGCTGCCGCCCGAGAAGCCCGGGGAGACCGCGTAGTCCCGCAGCGTCCAGACGAGCATGCCGGCCATGTCCGGGCGCGCCGCGTAGAGGGCGATGCGGCGCCGCAGCAGCGCCGCCTGGTAGGCGAAGCCGCCCGGCTGCGCGGTCGGGTTCTGGGCGTTGCCGTTGGCGCCGAACTCGGTGACGACGATCGCCTTGGAGGGGAACAGGCGCCGCAGCTGCTCGACGCGGCGCACGGCCTCGGCGTCCTGCACGGCGACCGGCTCCTGCGGCAGCTCGGCGATCCCGACGTACTCGGTGAAGCCGACCGCGTCGAGCCGCGCGTAGGCGGGGCCGCGCTCGCGCGGGAGGTGCGTGCCCCACACGTCCGTGGCGACGAGCACCCCGGGGGTCCGCCGCTGCAGGATGCCCGCCGTGCGCTCCAGGAAGCCCGCCTGGCCGTTGGGGTGCCCCTGGCCGGCGAGCTCGTTGGTCAGCGACCATGCGGCGATCGACGGGTGCGCGGCCATGCGGTCGACGTCGCGGAGGATCCGCGCCCGCGCGCGGCGTGCGCGCTGCGGGGTCTGCGCCCAGAACCGCCCGGCCTTGTCGAACGGGCCGACGAGCTGCCAGACGAGGATCCCGGCCTCGTCGAGCATCGTCAGCATCGCGTCGGAGAGCGGGTGCTGACTGCGGACCGTGTTGGCCCCGGTCGCCCGGATCTCGCGAAGGATCTCGCGGCGGTCCCGCGGGGTGAGCGCGTCGCCGTGCCCGCGCGCGTCCGGGGGCAGGCCGACGCCGAGCATCCGGAACGACCGGCCGTTCAGCCGCAGCCGCCCGTCGCGCGTGACGCGCAGGTCGCGCAGCCCGACGCGGCGCTCGAGGCCGGGAGCGTCCGCCCCCGCGGTGTCGGCGCGCAGGCGCAGCGTCTGCAGGCGCGGCCGGCCGGGCGCCCACAGGGCCGGCGTCGGCAGGTCCACCCGGGCGGACGTGCGGGCCGTCCCGCCCGCCGCCAGTGCGACGGCCGGGAACGTCACCGGGGTGTCCCCGAGCGTGCCGCGGACCGTGGTGCGCGGGCCCGTCGGCGGGCCTGCCCCGCGGGCCCGCAGGCGCACGGTGAGCGTCGCGCGGGCGCTGCCGTCGCGGCGCACGCGCGTGGTCAGCGCGACGAGCTGCAGCTCGACGGGGGCGACCTCGCGGGCGGTCACCTCCCAGTTGGGCCCGCCCCAGTTCCACCAGGCGCGGTCGTGGCCGGCGCGGGCCTGGCCCTCCGGGTTCTCCCAGTCGGCCCGCAGCATCACCGGGTGCCGGCCGGCGGGCAGGTCCGCCACGCAGTCGAACGGCTCGTAGGCGCCGACGTGCTCGCACGCCTCGCGTCCGGCGATCCAGACCGTCGCGCGGTACCCGACCGAGCCGAAGCGCACGGCGACGCGGCCGGCCCGCGGGACGGTCAGGGTCGTGCGCCACCAGCCGACCGAGCCGGCGAACGAGCGGAAGCCGGCCCGGCCGCCGACGACGCGCCGCTCGGCCGCACCGGGGACGGCGACGGGGCGCATCGCGGGC
This window encodes:
- a CDS encoding glycoside hydrolase family 2 TIM barrel-domain containing protein gives rise to the protein MPRLAVLLIALVALAAGAVLVLGRDDGDGPRGTAGTGRATPAVALGGWEHVADPRDVGLRAGWATDPPAMRPVAVPGAAERRVVGGRAGFRSFAGSVGWWRTTLTVPRAGRVAVRFGSVGYRATVWIAGREACEHVGAYEPFDCVADLPAGRHPVMLRADWENPEGQARAGHDRAWWNWGGPNWEVTAREVAPVELQLVALTTRVRRDGSARATLTVRLRARGAGPPTGPRTTVRGTLGDTPVTFPAVALAAGGTARTSARVDLPTPALWAPGRPRLQTLRLRADTAGADAPGLERRVGLRDLRVTRDGRLRLNGRSFRMLGVGLPPDARGHGDALTPRDRREILREIRATGANTVRSQHPLSDAMLTMLDEAGILVWQLVGPFDKAGRFWAQTPQRARRARARILRDVDRMAAHPSIAAWSLTNELAGQGHPNGQAGFLERTAGILQRRTPGVLVATDVWGTHLPRERGPAYARLDAVGFTEYVGIAELPQEPVAVQDAEAVRRVEQLRRLFPSKAIVVTEFGANGNAQNPTAQPGGFAYQAALLRRRIALYAARPDMAGMLVWTLRDYAVSPGFSGGSLGRRQPQLRLSGPLSEKGLFRFDGTAKEAVGAVRQAFARVPRGG
- a CDS encoding DegV family protein — encoded protein: MAVAIVTDTTHYCPAEVLAAHGVQQVSLYINDRGSTVREVDLTDLDGYYERLKDQTSVPTTSQPSVGDFLAVYEPIAQQGDDIVSVHLSAALSGTSQAARQAGDEIQERYPGRRVEVLDSRSACAGLGGIVLAAAAGARAGKDVDAVLAHARDALAAGKVWFAIDTLEYLRRGGRIGSAQAWIGGALKIKPILTCDGDIQPVERVRTSGKMFERMVGYLQELKDAGADCWYIQHIQTPDKARELVDRGEAIMGVPPLFVGQLGPVIGTHLGPGMLGVGGMPARLHA
- a CDS encoding DNA-3-methyladenine glycosylase family protein, whose translation is MSTALPVRAPFDGDALLAWLAARAVPGVEEVDGCRYRRLLGPDVVLELELGRDRAVHHAGPVDAALALTAADEDPAAAGALLRADPALAPLLAARPGLRVPGAVDAAELAVRAVLGQQVSLAAARTLAGRLAVAHGTPRAGSGSPGALTHAFPTPSALAALDPATLPMPRSRGRTVVALAAALADGTLRLDPARPDATRAALLAIPGVGPWTADYVALRALRDRDAFPATDLVLCRTAQALGLPGDARGLLAHAERWRPYRAAAAQHLWAAAAAGTPAPR
- a CDS encoding AI-2E family transporter is translated as MPEPAAPVPSPLASLTAGRQIARNVLVVLAVVGVLYLVWLLRTPLGWLVLATFLAVAMSGPVNLLSRFMKRGLAIATAYLGLMLVPVLLALIVIPPFVNQGTELVEDFPGYARDIEQFVSENETLQDLDDKYDVVAKLQEEAEKLPARVGDAATLLSDLGLGLVNSGFALFNILILSIFLVSSGPAWAARVVQMQPEHRRDRLDRTLRRMADAVGNYIGGALLQATVAAVLTYVVLRILGIPFAAPLAIIVGAFDLIPLIGATIGAVVVALVTLFIDFPTATIVWVIWSVIYQQLENNVIQPQIQKRAVDIHPFVVIMAVLCGSTLFGVLGALLAIPVAASMQIALLEYLQFRRESRLLAALAPLPLPEEPEAPQPPRGTLANA
- a CDS encoding methylated-DNA--[protein]-cysteine S-methyltransferase, encoding MSRLVTTVHHSPLGPLRLVASAAGLRSLHFRQHRHAPPADPSWTTDAAAFTAVCAQLDAYFAGELQDFDVPLDLAGTPWQRQVWRALADVPYGRTTSYGALAARLGRPTASRAVGLANGRNPLSIVVPCHRVVGADGRLVGYGGGLARKEHLLRLEGALAA
- a CDS encoding zinc-dependent alcohol dehydrogenase; amino-acid sequence: MRAAVLTAPGTLEVMDVPEPRGEVLVEVRAATACGTDLKMLRHGHRVLGPYPARFGHEMAGVRLDTGDPVLVGDSAACGSCAPCLAGRAQICRDMTWILGGFAERIAAPEAALHTLPPGLDFAVAAVAEPLAACIHAVARGTDAEDCAVLGGGTMGLMLARLLVLEGRSVTLVDRHPERRAQATGLGAVAVERFDRAHALVFEAVGRPQAWADAVGAAAPGGCVVLVGGCPSGTAAPLPTGPLHYEELDVRGAFHHDRLEVDRALWLLTRGQVDPRELLLPAIGLGELAAALQAPGGGAARKIVVDPSR
- a CDS encoding glutaredoxin family protein, whose translation is MATLYRCRTPTDWLCPCGRVARELRRAGEEVTEVRVPWRKDDRGEVAALTGQRHVPVAVIDGDAICDSKRVVEHLRWRASGGAAE